A segment of the Vagococcus hydrophili genome:
AATGTCACTTTCGTCTACGAAGTGATAGAACAAGATATTAAGATAAAATACGTTAACGAAAAAGAGGAAGAAATTTCTGAAGCAAAGAAGGAAAAAGCAAAACCAGGAGATGACTATAATGTGTTAGCTAAAAAAGTACCAGGATACCAAGTTCAAAACGTTCGTGTTGATAATATACCTGGAACACTTAAAGAAGATGGCTCAGTAACTGTGAAAGTGAAAGAAAAAGCAATGGAAATTGTGTTTAAGTATCAATCTAATCATTTTGAATTGAATTTTACAGTGGATAAAACTAGCAGTAGTCCTGGTGAAACTTTAAACTACACGTTAGATATTACAAGTGGTATGAAATATGAAGATGCGACTAAAGCTACCGATTACCAACAATTGACAATTTCAGTACCAATTGATGATAAACAATTAAAAGACTTTCAAGAGATAATCATTAAGGATAGTAAAGGAAACAATGTAGGGGAAGGTCGCTATGATCAAACAACAAAAAAAATCATAGGGACACTGACTAAAAAAGTTAAAAATACCGAAAATCTAGCATTCACTTTTAAAGCAAAAATTAGTGAAGATATCCCGAATCAATCTAAAATTAATCTAAAGGCGTTAGTAACAAGTATGTATCAGTCAAATGGTAATCGATTGATTAGCAAAGAATCAAATGAAGTGTCAACAGTAATTGATGTTGTGAAAATGCACTTTAGTCAAGTTTATCGCGGTACAGAGACACCTATCTTGAAAGATTTGACAGTGGATGAACCAGTGGATAATTCTAAGTATTTTTATGTAAAAATTAACGAGAGCCTTGAAAATATTGTAGATAAGTTAGTAACTTCAGGAGATAAAGAGCTAAATTATGTAGGCTATAATCAAGTGAAGATGAAGGATTTTAAAGTAAAGATTAATAATGTGATATCTAACACGGACAAAGTACCAAATAAAGAGTTTCAATTAATTTATGAATACGAGGGGCAAATGAAGTTCCAAAAGGCACCAAATCTTGATTTTGGTCAAGTAGAAATAAGTGATAGAAATAAACAAAGTAAACTGGCAACTAATTCCGAAGATAAGGTTCAAATTGTCAATACGTTACTTGGGTATAATTGGACACTAAAAGCATCGCTACCAAATGGAATTAAGAATACAAGTTCAGGGGAGTCATTCTTAGGTGAATTATTGTATATTGATAAAAATGGAACCAAGCGTTCAATTACAGAATCTAGTATTAAATTAACATCTCAAGAAGTTGAAGACAAATCAATAAGTAAGTTAGATATTAGGGGACAGGATAATACAGGGATGCGTTTAGAGCAACACCTCGGAAATGCTAGTAGCAAATATAGTGGTGAACTAGTTTGGAGTTTGGAAGATACCCCGAAATAAAAAAATAGAGGATGACTTTTGTGTCATTCTCTATTTTTTTTTATTCTTCAAATATTTTTCACGTAATGCTTTTAGTTCTTGTTTTTTATCTGCTTTTTCAGGTAGATTCTTTTCGTGATATTTCGTCACAGAAGCTTGTCCTTTTGTATCTAATTGATATTTTCCCATTGTGTTCACCTACTTATCTTTCCAATCTAATATACCTTATTTTGGCAAGATAAGACACTAAAAACCATAATCTTCTTCAATATCAGCCCAAACTTTTTGATAAGTTGTGGCTAAAGCAACCGTGTTTTCAATTAAATTATCCATTCTAAACAAGACATCATCATTCACAATTTCTTTCTGAATAATATCTGTGTCCTTCACAAAAACATAGTTTGGGACGATGTTAGCTTTCATATAGCCTAAGATTGGCTTTAATTGGATTTCAGCAATTAAGAAATGTTTATTCGAACCAGCTGTCATTACAATTCCAACGGTTTTCTTTTCTAAGGCTTTTTGCGGAAGTAAGTCAAAAATATTTTTTAAAGTTGCTGGGATAGAGGCTTGGAAAGTTGGCGAACCGATGAAAATAATATCTGCTGCCATTAGTTCTTTCGTCACATAACCAGTATCTCCCTCATAATCTAAGTAGTTCCTTCCGTCACTAAATTCAATATCTAATTCCTTTAAATCAATAAAAGTCGTATCATGATCAGGGTATTTTTCCTGATATTTGTTTTCGATTTCTCTTAAGCTGACTAACGTTTTACTACCAACTCTAGAGTCCTGTAAAAAGACAGTCTTCATCAGTTATTCTCCTTTGGTGTCGTATATTTTCTAATAGCAGGTAACACTTTTTCCCCAAGAATAGTGATATTCTCTTTGATTTTGTCAAAAGGAACGCCGCCAAAATCAAGTTGTGCCATATAACGTTGATTACCAAATTCTTCATGTTGATAAAGAATTTTTTCAATGACTTCATTAACTTCACCCACATTCATCACACTTTTAGGATCTTTAGCGTGAGCGAAGGCTTGTCTGGGGAACCATTGTCCGTTGGCTTTAAACATGCCGTGATTCACATTAGGGTAAAATTCCCTTAAGGCTGTTTCAGTGTCCTTAGCAATATAGAACAAACCACCCGTTGTAATCGGTAATTTTTTTTCATCAAATCCAGCCATTCGAGCAGATTCACGGTAAACATCAATGGTTCTCTTAAACGTACTAACGGGACCACCTAGCATGGCAAGATTCATTGGTACACCCGCATGCCCCGCTTTAACTGCGCTACTTTCCCCACCGCCAACTGCTCGCCAAATTGGTAGATGTCCGTTCACAGGTCGAGGTAGAATCAAAGCATTATCAAGTGGCGCTCTAAATTCACCTTGCCAAGTAATCCGTTCATCCCGATTTAGTTGTAGAAGTAAGTCGAATTTTTATTCAAAACGTTCTTCATAGTTATTCAAATCAAACCCTAGTAATTTAAACAAACCAACCCGAGAAGCACGTCCACCCACAATTTCAATCCGCCCATTTGATAACAAATCAAGAGTTGAAAAATTTTCGTAAATTTGAACAGGATCAGATGTACTGACAATTGTTGCGCCACTTGAAATTTTAATATTTTTTGTTGTTTCAACAATAACTCCTAAAATGACTGCATGAGCTTGAGAAACAAATCCTTCTTGATGACTTTCACCTAACATGAAGACATCAAGTCCTGCTTGTTCAGATAAAACAGCCATTTCTTTAATTTCATTAATTCGTTCCTGAGCCGTCAATATACTGTTCGTGTGAGGATTAATTAAATGCTCACCAAGGGAATAAACGCCAAATTCTAAGCCTTTTTTTTGATCAAAAACAGGCAATGTATTAGGAATTTCTTTGTAAGTATTAGTTGTCATAAAATAATCCTTCTTTCAAAATTTATTTAGTAAATGTATTATAATTGGATAACTTACAAAAAGTAAGTTGTTTGCTTAGAAAGAGAAAAACTGGATAGAAATGGTATAATAGTGGGAATAAAAAGCTTTTTAGAAGGAGATAAGACATGGAATTTATCGCATTATTACGAGGTGTGACACCTGTGGGAAAAAACAGAATCCCTAAAATGTCTTACTTAGCTGAAATTTTAGAAACAGCAGAAATGAAGCAAGTGAGAACTTATATTCAAAGTGGGAATGTTTTGCTAGTAACAGAGATGAGTAAACAAGAAACGAGTCAAAAAATACATGACATCATTAAAGAAAAAATTGGTGCTGATCTATCAGTAATTATGAAAACAAAAGCAGAATTAGAGATAGCGATTGCTGAAAATCCTTTTGCTGAAACGTATGATTATTCGAGAATTCATTTAGTGTTTACAAATGATGAAATAAATCAAGAGAAAGTTGATGTCATAAAGAATATGGACTTTCAACAAGAAGAGTTTTATCAAGGGAGTTAGTGTCTGTATATTTATTTACCCCGTGAAGCACCTAAAAAGAGATTGAATACTAACTTTTTGGAGAAAAAGTTAGGGATTGTTGCGACGATGAGGAAGATGAGTGTGGTGGATAAATTACATAAAAATGACGATTAAATTGCTAATATTTTGTTTTTTTTGAACTATTTTAAAATTAAAGGGTTGCTAATAATAAATGAATTAATCTATAATAATTTTTGAAGAATATAAAAAGGAGAACAGAATGAATGCTCAACAAAGGTTATTATTAATTTTTCTACAATTAATGAACGGGAAAAAAATAAGTAAACAAGAATTAATGGAAGAATTTGATAAAAAAGCATCAACGATCCAAAGAGATATTGTGGTGATAGAAGAGGTATTACAAACGTGTATTCATAATAGTTTTATTCCAGAATCAGTTAGGATTGATAGAGATGGCAAAGGTAATTATCAATTAAAACATTTTGAAGATATTAGTAACATCAGTCGATTAACAGATGCAGATATTTTTATTTTGTTAAAAATTTTGTATTCAACTAGAATTTTTAATAAAAAAGAAATATCTAAATTATCGAATAAATTACTTACTATTGCTGATGAAAAAAAATTTATACAACAGTTTTTAGCTAACGAGCAGTTGTATTATCAGGGAATTTCTGTGGACGATTTAATGGGGAGTTTAGAGATGATTATCTATGCTATTGTGAACCATCAAATGTTGGAGTTTTCTTATTCTAAAAATGGTATAACAGAAATTTTTCAACGTGTACCTAATGCTATTTATTATTCAGATTTATATTTTTTTATGCTGTCATCTTCTCAAACGGCTAAAGATGATGCTGAACTTACTACAGCAAATAAATTTAGAATTAATAGTATGAAAGAAATCAAAGTGATTTCATCAAGTAATAAAGTAGCTTATTCTGAAAAATTTGAAGGTGGTTTACTTAGAACCCAAACTGTTCTACCTTTTTTAGGAAAACCGATTACGATTATTCTTGATTTTTACTATGATTCAATCTATGTTCTAGATCGTTTTCCTCATTCAAAAATAACGCAAATTAATGAGGATGGTAGTTTTAGAATTGAAATAAAAGGAAATGATGGTTATGGAATGAAGATGTGGTTGTCGAGTCAAAGTCATATGGTTAAAGTGATTTCACCAAGACATTTGCGAGAGTACCTAATTCAAGATATGAAAGATACACTGAAACTCTACGGAGTTGATGTGGATTAAAGAATAATTATTTGGAGGAGACAAAGTATTTTGAAGCAAAGATTAGATTTAAAAATTCTTATTTTATGTGCCATATGCGTAGCCATTAATGTGATGTTGGGAACGTTTATTGCCTATTTGAAAATACCTTTTGTTTATTTAAGTGGTATAGGTACAATTTTTATAGCAGTTAATTTTAAAATGAGGTATGGTGTTTTAACAGGATTTTCCACACATTTGTTACTGGCCATTATTCATGGACCGTCATCTTTAGCTTTTGGTCTATCTAGTATGGTTAATGCAGTAGTTGCAAATTTGTGCTCTAAACGTAAATTTAATGTTTCTCAAGCCATTATCACAGGAATTTTAATTTCAATCATCGGTTCATTTGTGAGTGTTTGGATTCGTTTAGCTCTCTATGGTGGTTTTTCTAATTCAGTAACAGATGTGCTGATTTTAGCAGTGAGAAGTACAGGTGTTGCTATGTTCATCGCAGCTTACATAGGAGCGGTGACGGATAGTATATTGGATAAAATATTATCGTGTTTGCTTGTTATGCAGTTAAGTAAAATACCGCAACTTCAAAGATTTTTGATTCGGTCGAGGACATTAGATAAAATATAAATAGAAGGTTTTCAAAAATGGTTGTAACTATTTTTGAAAACTTTTTTTATGTATCCAAATGTTCATATTATGACTATCTTATTGTTTATAATTATAACTTGAGTTATATAAAATAATAAAAAATTTGAAAAGGAGAAATGTTAATGAAAAGAATTGGAAAAATAATTAATATTAATCAGGAACAAAATGACGTCACTATATTAATTAAAAGTAATAATCAAACTGTTCATTATCCGTTAAATTCAGTTAATTTTACACCAATGGTTGATGATGTGGTTGAGATTATTGAAGACGGAGAAAATGTAATTATTGGTAGCTACAAAGAAGATATCTTAGAGGTTCAACCTGGGAAAAAAAGGTGAATAAAGTAGTTTATATACTATTAGCTATTTTTTTAGGAGATCTTGGTGGTCACAAATTTTATTGTGGTAAAACGGGTTCAGGAATTGTCTATCTTCTGTTTTGTTGGACATTTATCCCAGATTTTGTTGGATTTATTGAAGGAATTGTAGCTATTGCCAAACCGGTGGATGCCAATGGAGATATGGTTATTTAAAAAATAGTAAATCTATGAATGAAATGAACTAACGAATGAATGAACTAATGAATGAAAAATGAATAAGAGAATGGCTGTAATTTGGGACATTCTCTTAGAGTTATTAAGACAATATCAAACTGTGGTGATAGGTGCAGTTATGATTTTAAATTATCTAAAAAATAGAACCTATTTGGTTATGAGAAAGAGGTATTGACTAAGAAAAAGAAAAGAGGATAATATAGTATATACTTTATTATTTTTAGGAATCAGAGTAATTTATTAGGATCTAAATGAAAAAAGAAAATATTTAGGAGGAGTATTTAAAATGAAGAACAGAGAGTTGAAATCGAGTATTACAAGAAAATTATTAGTTATTATGTCAGTATCACCTATTATGTTAGGAACTGTTTTGTATTCCCAAACAGCGGAAGCTTCAAGTGAAACACCGGTGATTAGTCAGTCAGTAGAACAGGAATCACAAAGTGCTGAATTGAAGGGCAGTTCATCAGTTGAGGATATGTGT
Coding sequences within it:
- a CDS encoding TM2 domain-containing protein, coding for MNKVVYILLAIFLGDLGGHKFYCGKTGSGIVYLLFCWTFIPDFVGFIEGIVAIAKPVDANGDMVI
- a CDS encoding NADPH-dependent FMN reductase — encoded protein: MKTVFLQDSRVGSKTLVSLREIENKYQEKYPDHDTTFIDLKELDIEFSDGRNYLDYEGDTGYVTKELMAADIIFIGSPTFQASIPATLKNIFDLLPQKALEKKTVGIVMTAGSNKHFLIAEIQLKPILGYMKANIVPNYVFVKDTDIIQKEIVNDDVLFRMDNLIENTVALATTYQKVWADIEEDYGF
- a CDS encoding helix-turn-helix transcriptional regulator, with translation MNAQQRLLLIFLQLMNGKKISKQELMEEFDKKASTIQRDIVVIEEVLQTCIHNSFIPESVRIDRDGKGNYQLKHFEDISNISRLTDADIFILLKILYSTRIFNKKEISKLSNKLLTIADEKKFIQQFLANEQLYYQGISVDDLMGSLEMIIYAIVNHQMLEFSYSKNGITEIFQRVPNAIYYSDLYFFMLSSSQTAKDDAELTTANKFRINSMKEIKVISSSNKVAYSEKFEGGLLRTQTVLPFLGKPITIILDFYYDSIYVLDRFPHSKITQINEDGSFRIEIKGNDGYGMKMWLSSQSHMVKVISPRHLREYLIQDMKDTLKLYGVDVD